A stretch of DNA from Desulforegula conservatrix Mb1Pa:
CTGAAGGCCTATGGAAGCATGTCAGAAGCGAGACACAAAATTGGCGATTATCTGAGGTTCTACAACACAAAAAGGCCTCACCAGAGCTTTAAGAATAATACGCCTGATAAAACATATTTTGAAGGTCTGGAAATTCCAATCGCCGCTTGAAGCTTTTATTAAAAATATGAGACACA
This window harbors:
- a CDS encoding integrase core domain-containing protein, giving the protein MSEARHKIGDYLRFYNTKRPHQSFKNNTPDKTYFEGLEIPIAA